A genomic region of Planococcus kocurii contains the following coding sequences:
- the selA gene encoding L-seryl-tRNA(Sec) selenium transferase has protein sequence MKQYLRLLPAVHELQKDPRFETLKKKFDLHETQLTEFLQQEVGSLRKSLLAEETLIEKATPDFTGQIFKSAELHIQIWQEDRLERVINGTGTVLHTNLGRSRLSDAAIAHVVRTAENYSNLEYQLVAGKRGSRHQIIEDLVVQATGAEAAMVVNNNAAAVFLILSALAKKQEVIVSRGQLVEIGGSFRVSSIMEESGARLVEVGTTNKTHLVDYEQAITEETAMMMKVHTSNFKMIGFTETVETAKLVELTGKHQHVIFYEDLGSGALYDFKQHGIGDEPLVREVIESGVDLVSFSGDKLLGGPQAGLIAGKKELVERLKKHQLARVLRVDKMTLAAMEETLKSYLAGAEKIAELPTIRDIIRPAEDIKVQAQLFIRNLQSKSSNYHSELQESTSQIGGGTMPGVEIPTYIAAITHKRLSAAQLSLCLRKVKPAIVSRIQEDQVCIDFRTINFSELDDLLAGFVACQ, from the coding sequence ATGAAACAGTATTTGCGACTACTTCCAGCGGTTCATGAATTACAGAAAGACCCACGATTTGAAACGCTAAAAAAGAAATTTGATCTCCACGAAACGCAGTTGACTGAATTTCTACAACAAGAAGTGGGCAGTTTGCGAAAAAGCTTGTTAGCAGAAGAGACTCTAATCGAAAAAGCAACTCCAGATTTCACTGGACAGATTTTCAAGTCTGCGGAACTTCACATACAAATATGGCAAGAAGACCGATTAGAAAGAGTAATTAACGGAACCGGGACCGTGCTGCATACGAATTTAGGACGGTCACGACTGAGCGATGCGGCCATTGCTCACGTAGTAAGAACAGCAGAGAATTACTCGAATTTGGAATATCAATTAGTAGCAGGAAAGCGAGGATCGCGCCATCAGATTATCGAAGATTTGGTAGTCCAAGCTACAGGCGCGGAAGCTGCGATGGTGGTGAACAATAATGCTGCAGCGGTATTTCTCATTTTAAGTGCGCTAGCAAAAAAACAGGAAGTGATTGTTTCCCGGGGACAATTGGTCGAGATCGGAGGTTCGTTCCGTGTGTCTTCCATTATGGAAGAAAGCGGGGCTCGACTAGTTGAAGTGGGAACTACCAATAAAACCCATTTAGTTGATTATGAACAGGCCATAACAGAAGAAACCGCTATGATGATGAAAGTCCACACGAGTAATTTCAAAATGATTGGATTTACAGAAACAGTAGAGACTGCTAAGCTCGTTGAACTTACTGGCAAACATCAACATGTTATCTTTTATGAAGATTTGGGGAGCGGTGCGCTTTATGATTTTAAACAACATGGTATTGGAGATGAACCGCTTGTTCGGGAAGTAATTGAAAGTGGCGTAGATCTTGTGTCTTTTAGTGGCGATAAATTATTAGGTGGACCACAAGCGGGATTAATTGCCGGTAAAAAAGAGTTGGTCGAGCGATTGAAAAAGCACCAATTGGCGCGTGTCTTAAGAGTCGATAAAATGACTCTTGCCGCAATGGAAGAAACCTTAAAAAGCTATTTAGCGGGGGCAGAGAAAATTGCTGAACTTCCCACCATCCGTGATATCATTCGCCCAGCAGAAGACATTAAAGTTCAAGCGCAATTATTTATCCGTAATTTACAGTCAAAGTCTAGTAACTATCACAGTGAACTTCAAGAAAGTACATCTCAAATAGGCGGAGGCACTATGCCAGGAGTAGAAATTCCGACGTATATTGCGGCTATAACACATAAACGGTTAAGTGCAGCGCAATTGTCGCTTTGCCTGAGAAAAGTAAAACCAGCCATCGTGTCGCGAATTCAAGAAGACCAGGTATGTATTGATTTCCGGACTATCAACTTTTCTGAGCTAGACGATTTATTGGCAGGGTTTGTCGCTTGCCAATAA
- the selB gene encoding selenocysteine-specific translation elongation factor: MEERYYTIGMAGHIDHGKTTLTKALTNVETDRLKEEKERGISIELGYAPLNLEMGVAISIVDVPGHERFVRQMIAGVAGIDLVVLVVAADEGIMPQTEEHLEILQFLGVEHCIVAISKIDRVDEIMLELVMDDVKERLSETIFRDAPYVALDSLSGIGIDELKQTILTKLKAIDFRDAYGSFRLPIDQVFSVQGQGTVVRGTVYEGVVQKSSQLRLLPEGISVKARQIQVHHEERQQARAGQRTAINLGGMDQTAVKRGDVLVDSEHFLVTDTIDIALQVIGRKFAPLKQRTAVRLHVGTSEVMGKIVFFDRNELTQTPNEVLCQIRLEEKIVVRRGDRFVLRRPSPVETIGGGWVIQPNGGKYRFGDETIEMLRHHQQGTPKDLVVDALSKYLLLDEKSLMQHTSLNENTLAEILEQGVESDSWLEIPRQGYSLTKTFIKIKDELLDRLQQYHEDFSMRMGMSKAELIQSVSTSYPKPLLEFSLNLLVEQNELKRFEQFVALPLFNPHLPQKWRVRMEQVISSLEQDAFQAKKWQDYFLGTPLPKMEIAELTAHLIGSNQVYRLREDTLIHHTAFDDALNQLRHQTDTCFDLKQAKEVLDLSRKYMIPFLELLDELHYTKRSEDQRYWTEDKR, encoded by the coding sequence ATGGAAGAACGTTATTATACAATCGGCATGGCAGGACATATTGATCACGGCAAAACCACTTTGACAAAAGCATTGACTAACGTAGAAACAGATCGATTAAAAGAAGAAAAAGAACGTGGGATCTCTATCGAACTGGGCTACGCACCTTTAAATTTAGAAATGGGTGTTGCTATTTCGATTGTCGATGTACCAGGACATGAACGGTTTGTTCGGCAGATGATTGCCGGGGTTGCGGGAATTGATTTAGTTGTTTTGGTTGTAGCGGCAGATGAAGGCATCATGCCGCAAACCGAAGAGCATTTGGAAATTCTGCAGTTTTTAGGCGTGGAACATTGCATCGTGGCGATTTCGAAAATCGATCGTGTCGATGAAATTATGCTCGAATTGGTCATGGATGATGTTAAAGAACGGCTGTCAGAAACCATTTTTCGTGACGCACCGTATGTTGCGCTCGATAGTTTATCGGGAATCGGAATAGACGAATTAAAGCAAACGATTTTAACGAAACTGAAAGCAATCGATTTTCGTGACGCTTATGGTTCATTTCGTTTACCAATTGATCAAGTGTTTTCAGTCCAAGGTCAAGGCACTGTCGTCAGAGGAACCGTATACGAGGGGGTTGTCCAGAAATCCTCGCAGCTTCGTCTTTTACCAGAAGGGATTTCTGTGAAAGCGAGACAAATTCAAGTGCATCACGAAGAACGTCAGCAGGCGCGTGCAGGGCAGCGAACGGCGATTAATTTAGGCGGCATGGATCAGACAGCTGTAAAACGCGGAGATGTACTTGTCGATTCAGAACATTTTCTCGTGACAGATACGATCGATATTGCATTGCAAGTGATTGGTCGAAAGTTCGCACCACTTAAACAGCGGACGGCTGTCAGGCTTCACGTCGGAACCTCTGAAGTGATGGGTAAAATCGTCTTTTTTGACCGTAACGAACTGACGCAAACACCAAACGAAGTATTGTGCCAAATTCGGTTAGAAGAAAAAATAGTCGTGCGTCGAGGAGATCGTTTTGTATTGCGGCGCCCGAGTCCCGTTGAGACCATTGGTGGCGGCTGGGTCATACAACCAAATGGTGGGAAATACCGCTTTGGCGACGAGACAATCGAGATGCTTCGTCACCACCAGCAAGGAACACCGAAAGATTTAGTCGTAGATGCCTTAAGTAAATACTTATTGCTCGACGAGAAAAGCCTCATGCAACACACTTCATTAAACGAAAACACATTGGCGGAAATCTTAGAACAAGGAGTAGAATCGGATAGTTGGTTAGAAATTCCTCGCCAAGGCTATAGTTTGACCAAAACGTTTATCAAGATAAAAGATGAATTGCTCGACAGGTTGCAGCAGTATCACGAAGATTTTTCAATGCGTATGGGTATGAGCAAGGCCGAACTAATTCAGTCAGTGAGCACAAGCTATCCTAAACCATTACTGGAATTTAGTTTAAATTTATTGGTTGAACAAAATGAACTAAAGCGATTCGAACAGTTTGTAGCTCTACCTCTTTTTAACCCACATCTACCACAAAAATGGCGCGTCCGAATGGAGCAGGTTATTAGTTCGCTAGAGCAAGATGCTTTTCAAGCGAAGAAATGGCAAGACTATTTTTTAGGTACACCCTTACCGAAGATGGAAATTGCTGAACTCACTGCCCATTTGATTGGAAGTAATCAAGTTTATCGTTTGAGAGAAGATACATTGATTCACCATACTGCTTTCGATGACGCATTAAATCAACTGCGGCATCAAACAGACACTTGTTTTGATTTAAAGCAGGCCAAAGAAGTGCTAGATTTATCGAGAAAGTACATGATCCCGTTTCTCGAATTACTTGATGAACTTCATTATACGAAACGATCAGAAGATCAGCGTTATTGGACGGAGGATAAACGATGA
- a CDS encoding glycosyltransferase: MKIVLASPNYPQLRGNTITVQRISDNLTKLGIDTEIISTTDEDVIRCFPPADIVHGFHAYNFYQFLQQLDTKPAHYIVTMTGTDLNQDLFNPDRRTDVLTCLHESDAIHVFDKKAEDLLVKEVPWLTDKIFIMPQGNQPSFAGTSSFTKEPGSFLFFLPAGIRKVKNIPEAILMLHDLYLRNPQLRLWLIGPVLEEMENERVMALVKQHEDWIRYLGQVPHEDMGSIYQQADVVLNTSLSEGQPATILEAMGYALPVLASDIPGNSSIISDGETGFLYKTRIEFLDYAEKLMNNNKIRETIGHAAKAYVKQHHSSEREAETFLKVYQNILK; the protein is encoded by the coding sequence ATGAAAATTGTTTTAGCTTCACCAAACTATCCGCAACTTCGCGGAAATACCATAACGGTCCAACGCATCTCAGACAATCTAACAAAATTAGGAATCGACACAGAAATCATTTCAACGACAGACGAAGACGTCATTCGCTGTTTTCCACCTGCCGATATCGTTCACGGTTTCCATGCTTATAATTTTTATCAGTTCTTGCAACAACTAGACACCAAACCTGCGCATTACATTGTGACCATGACTGGTACTGATTTGAATCAAGACCTGTTTAATCCAGATAGACGAACGGACGTCTTAACCTGTTTGCATGAATCAGACGCAATTCATGTGTTCGATAAAAAAGCAGAAGACTTGCTCGTAAAGGAAGTTCCTTGGTTGACTGATAAAATTTTTATTATGCCACAAGGCAATCAGCCTTCTTTTGCAGGTACATCTTCTTTTACAAAAGAGCCAGGTAGCTTTTTGTTTTTTTTGCCTGCCGGTATTCGGAAAGTCAAAAATATTCCTGAAGCAATTCTGATGCTCCATGATTTATATCTGCGAAACCCCCAACTTCGATTGTGGCTCATTGGCCCCGTTCTTGAAGAAATGGAAAACGAACGCGTGATGGCTCTCGTCAAGCAGCATGAAGACTGGATTCGCTATCTCGGGCAAGTACCACACGAAGACATGGGTTCTATTTACCAACAGGCCGATGTTGTCTTAAATACTTCTTTATCAGAAGGACAGCCTGCTACGATTTTAGAAGCCATGGGATATGCCTTACCTGTCCTCGCTTCAGACATTCCAGGCAACAGCAGCATCATTTCCGATGGGGAAACAGGGTTTTTATATAAAACTCGGATCGAATTTCTTGATTATGCTGAAAAGCTCATGAATAATAACAAAATAAGAGAAACTATTGGCCATGCCGCTAAAGCTTATGTGAAACAACATCACTCAAGTGAACGCGAAGCTGAAACGTTCTTGAAAGTTTATCAAAACATCTTAAAGTAA
- the selD gene encoding selenide, water dikinase SelD — protein MVEKENVRLTSLSTKGGUGCKIGPEDLAQVLRHLPKNVDDPNLLVGLETADDAGVYKINDETALVQTLDFFTPIVDDAYMFGQIGAANALSDVYAMGGKPLTVMNIVAFPINTLDKSILADILAGASDKVKESGAVLVGGHSIDDQEPKFGLSVTGTIHPDRIRSNAGAKPGDRLILTKPIGVGILTTAIKQGTLDQKSLDEVMNVMATLNKTAAEVMENFTVNACTDVTGFGLLGHTMEIAKGGNVGVTVTNQDVPVLARARELAEQDVIPGGTRKNRKWLADDIDYAENISEIDQLILCDAVTSGGLLISVPEADADALQNELVKNKVQSAIIGHVTSEHAGRIRVI, from the coding sequence ATGGTTGAAAAAGAAAACGTACGCTTAACTTCTTTATCTACAAAAGGCGGTTGAGGCTGCAAAATTGGTCCTGAGGACCTGGCGCAGGTTCTGCGCCACTTACCGAAAAATGTAGACGATCCAAACTTGCTGGTCGGCTTGGAAACAGCTGATGATGCGGGAGTTTATAAAATTAATGACGAAACTGCATTGGTTCAAACTTTGGACTTCTTTACTCCGATTGTCGATGACGCTTATATGTTTGGTCAGATCGGTGCAGCTAATGCCTTAAGCGACGTTTATGCTATGGGTGGCAAACCCTTAACAGTTATGAATATTGTAGCTTTCCCAATCAATACTTTAGACAAAAGTATTTTAGCTGATATTTTGGCTGGTGCTTCTGACAAAGTGAAGGAATCTGGCGCTGTTTTAGTGGGTGGTCATTCAATTGATGATCAAGAACCTAAATTCGGACTTTCCGTTACAGGAACAATCCACCCCGATCGGATCCGCTCTAACGCTGGTGCGAAACCGGGTGATCGTCTAATTTTGACCAAACCTATTGGCGTCGGTATTTTAACTACTGCCATCAAGCAAGGGACTTTGGATCAAAAATCTTTGGATGAAGTTATGAATGTTATGGCTACGTTAAACAAAACTGCAGCAGAAGTGATGGAAAATTTCACCGTTAATGCCTGCACCGATGTCACTGGATTTGGCCTGCTTGGTCACACAATGGAAATCGCTAAAGGCGGCAATGTTGGCGTGACCGTAACTAACCAAGATGTTCCTGTTCTGGCTCGCGCTAGAGAACTTGCCGAACAAGACGTCATTCCAGGCGGAACCCGTAAAAATCGAAAATGGCTTGCTGATGACATCGATTATGCTGAAAACATTAGTGAAATCGATCAATTGATTCTGTGCGACGCGGTCACTTCAGGAGGCTTGCTGATTTCAGTTCCTGAAGCAGATGCGGATGCATTACAAAATGAGTTAGTAAAAAATAAAGTTCAATCCGCTATCATTGGTCATGTAACAAGTGAACATGCTGGACGTATTCGTGTTATTTAA
- the phnD gene encoding phosphate/phosphite/phosphonate ABC transporter substrate-binding protein, with protein sequence MKKWIGTISALFLVLFLSACSNESAENDSSSDEQEPFTIGVIPAQTEGEMEVAMEKLQALLSKELDRKVEIEVYPDYNGVVESMNYDQIDMAYLGPLTYVIAEANSNAEAIITQLVEGEPFYHSYVITHKDNPATSLDELLKTPGEVQFAFGDPNSTSGSLIPSIELQDRGVYESEQENQFKNVRFTGSHDATALAVQNKQVDAGAIDSAIYNQLIESGKIDADQLKIVWESEPLFQYPWAVLESTDDETIVKLRKAFLAIEDPEILDAFGATGFTEATNADYESIKQAAIKQGIIEE encoded by the coding sequence TTGAAAAAATGGATTGGTACGATTTCTGCACTTTTTCTTGTGTTATTCCTGTCTGCCTGTAGCAATGAGTCAGCTGAAAATGACAGCTCCTCAGATGAACAAGAACCCTTTACAATAGGCGTCATTCCTGCTCAAACAGAAGGTGAAATGGAAGTCGCGATGGAAAAATTACAAGCCCTTCTAAGTAAAGAACTGGATCGCAAAGTTGAGATTGAAGTTTATCCCGATTATAACGGCGTAGTAGAATCGATGAACTACGACCAGATTGATATGGCTTATCTTGGACCATTGACTTATGTAATCGCTGAAGCGAACAGCAATGCAGAAGCCATCATTACCCAACTGGTCGAAGGCGAACCTTTCTATCATTCCTATGTCATCACTCATAAAGACAATCCAGCAACGTCTCTAGATGAACTATTAAAAACTCCTGGTGAAGTTCAATTTGCTTTTGGTGATCCCAATTCTACTTCCGGGTCATTAATTCCTTCTATTGAATTACAAGATCGAGGCGTCTATGAGTCCGAACAAGAAAACCAATTTAAAAATGTTCGTTTTACTGGATCACACGACGCTACTGCCTTAGCCGTTCAAAACAAACAAGTTGATGCAGGTGCTATTGATAGCGCTATTTACAATCAATTAATAGAATCGGGCAAAATCGATGCGGACCAATTAAAAATCGTTTGGGAATCTGAGCCGTTGTTCCAATACCCATGGGCTGTTCTTGAAAGTACAGATGATGAAACGATCGTAAAATTACGGAAAGCATTTTTGGCGATTGAAGATCCTGAGATCCTGGACGCGTTTGGCGCAACGGGTTTTACAGAAGCTACGAATGCCGATTATGAAAGCATCAAACAAGCCGCTATAAAGCAAGGAATCATTGAAGAATAG
- the phnE gene encoding phosphonate ABC transporter, permease protein PhnE: MWFKKRNFITLIIVLVLVYFSMRITEFDLSKFKDFRNMIDFLSQWWPMDFSKLPGMVEDTFETLAMAFLGSVFGLLIALPISFMAARNTAPSKSLFHITRVALSFVRSIPEIVFGLILLTTLGLGPFPAVIAIMFHNVGVFGKLVSELIEAADPGPQEAMRAVGAKRWLANLFSILPQIWPNVLSQFFYRFEVAIRTSLILGFIGGGGIGQRLFNDFKTFQYASVSLDVLIIMIMVIAIDFLASTVRNRVI, from the coding sequence TTGTGGTTTAAAAAAAGAAATTTCATTACACTCATAATTGTTCTCGTACTCGTTTATTTCAGCATGCGCATTACAGAATTCGATCTGTCCAAGTTTAAAGATTTTCGCAATATGATCGATTTTCTGTCTCAATGGTGGCCAATGGACTTTTCTAAGCTTCCAGGTATGGTAGAAGATACGTTTGAAACATTGGCAATGGCCTTTCTTGGCAGTGTTTTTGGTTTATTGATTGCTTTGCCAATCAGCTTTATGGCGGCACGCAATACAGCGCCTTCTAAGTCGCTCTTCCATATCACACGTGTGGCACTTAGTTTTGTGCGATCGATTCCGGAAATTGTTTTCGGTCTTATCTTATTAACAACACTTGGCCTCGGACCTTTTCCAGCCGTTATTGCCATCATGTTCCATAACGTGGGGGTTTTCGGGAAACTGGTTTCTGAATTAATTGAAGCAGCAGACCCTGGTCCCCAAGAAGCCATGCGAGCGGTTGGTGCAAAAAGATGGCTGGCGAATCTGTTCAGCATTCTGCCACAAATTTGGCCAAACGTATTGTCGCAGTTTTTTTATCGTTTTGAAGTAGCTATACGGACATCGCTTATCTTGGGCTTTATCGGTGGTGGTGGAATCGGACAACGGTTATTCAATGATTTTAAAACCTTTCAATACGCTTCTGTTTCACTAGACGTATTGATTATCATGATTATGGTCATCGCTATCGATTTTTTGGCCAGTACGGTTCGAAATCGTGTAATTTAA
- the phnC gene encoding phosphonate ABC transporter ATP-binding protein: MIQVKNLSVQYPDMKAKALTDISLSLKKGDFVCVLGKSGAGKSTFIRCLNGLQKPTSGEIYFDDQDISIHSEEKLRKVRRETGMIFQHFSLVPRLSVIQNVLTGMFGYRSSFKNLIGWFSADELAFAKQVIADVGLSDMTYRKVEQLSGGQKQRVGIARALAQQPKVLLGDEPVASLDPGTSNHIFTLLTEMHERLDLLTIINVHDIELAKRYASRILALKDGKLIFDGLPADFTDSQYRETYTSNPQTAFFDAGI; this comes from the coding sequence ATGATTCAAGTGAAAAATCTATCTGTACAGTATCCAGATATGAAAGCAAAAGCATTGACTGATATCAGCTTGTCTCTTAAAAAAGGCGATTTCGTCTGTGTACTAGGGAAAAGTGGTGCTGGAAAATCGACTTTTATTCGTTGTCTGAATGGATTACAAAAACCAACTAGTGGAGAAATTTACTTTGATGATCAAGATATCTCTATCCACAGTGAAGAAAAATTGCGCAAAGTACGACGAGAAACGGGGATGATTTTCCAGCATTTCAGCCTCGTTCCTCGTCTGAGTGTCATTCAAAATGTATTGACCGGCATGTTTGGTTATCGTTCTTCTTTCAAAAATCTGATTGGCTGGTTTTCTGCTGATGAGTTAGCTTTCGCCAAACAAGTTATTGCAGATGTTGGCTTGTCCGATATGACTTATCGAAAAGTTGAACAACTGAGCGGTGGTCAAAAACAACGGGTAGGTATCGCGCGTGCCCTCGCCCAACAGCCAAAAGTTTTGCTTGGAGACGAACCTGTTGCTAGTCTAGATCCTGGCACCTCTAATCACATCTTCACGTTACTGACAGAAATGCATGAACGTTTAGACTTACTGACGATTATCAATGTTCATGACATCGAATTGGCAAAGCGCTACGCTAGTCGCATTCTTGCTTTAAAAGATGGTAAGCTTATTTTTGATGGGCTGCCGGCAGACTTCACGGATTCCCAATATCGTGAAACCTATACGTCTAATCCACAAACCGCATTTTTCGATGCAGGAATTTAA
- a CDS encoding polysaccharide deacetylase family protein, whose product MILTFDDGPSKRLPQLLDILKQHDVQAMFFWQSHLLYPARPWQRLLDDGHVLGTHSMKHRNLIQLSYEKQYQDIHNSMLHIEKITGTPVVFFRPPYGNYNADTLRAAKALGLTTVMWRIASMDWELKEDPQQIIRYITENLEDGAIILLHELEQTITILPQLIHAIKQQGYSFSLVDTND is encoded by the coding sequence GTGATCTTAACATTTGATGACGGTCCAAGCAAACGACTGCCACAACTACTAGATATTTTAAAACAGCACGATGTGCAAGCGATGTTCTTCTGGCAATCGCATCTGCTTTATCCTGCAAGACCATGGCAACGCTTGTTGGACGATGGGCATGTTCTTGGTACGCATTCAATGAAACACCGGAACTTGATACAACTGTCTTATGAAAAACAGTATCAAGATATCCACAATAGTATGTTGCATATCGAAAAAATAACTGGAACACCCGTTGTTTTTTTCCGGCCTCCATACGGTAACTACAATGCCGATACGTTACGAGCAGCAAAAGCACTGGGCTTAACGACGGTCATGTGGCGAATCGCTTCGATGGACTGGGAATTAAAAGAAGATCCCCAACAAATTATTCGATATATCACTGAAAATCTTGAAGATGGTGCTATCATCCTGTTACATGAATTAGAGCAAACTATCACTATTTTACCTCAGTTAATTCATGCGATTAAACAGCAAGGATATAGCTTTTCTTTGGTAGATACTAACGACTAA
- a CDS encoding Na+/H+ antiporter: protein MDLLLTIFLLLICLLISNVVSHYIPFIPTALIQVALGIILVLVYQDISFDIETEWFLLLFIAPLLFNDGSHFPREELWRMKGPILGNAIILVLLTTVLGGYFIHWLIDEIPLAAAFALAAILSPTDPVAVNGIAQRIRIPQKVLSLVRGESLINDASGLVAFNYAVAAVVTGYFSLSEAVLDFSYKFLAGGLLGLLLGLSVIGIRLILRKQGINDVTFHTLLQIMTPFLIFIVTEDILHASGVIAVVVAGIVHSLVREQTETFIAEEQVSTENIWKIILFILNGIVFLLLGLNIPISMRGVLENPNASLLLIFSYVFAIGTMILGIRFVWAYLFSIYEYHFGKMKEAAKPSLKLTLYVSLTGVRGTVTMVGVLSLPFLMENGETFPNRSLILFLAAGTILFTLIVATIVLPMLSKGQLADGEQSLKIDLEEAQRRILLTSIKKIKSEITEENEAGAYELMEEYKLRFRQIQTEEDAATQANKKYQRKMRELRLKALRLERKYIQSLYRKKELDSELHDAFEKSLDRREEVIANNTRSTMLYLQGKLIRAWRRFRGQNAREEEIRLVEFQEGREVQLQALQAALSGIEAYAKKYEPKEIMEAVVSDYRQMVSRLKKPEALYDEKYELQKEELRVIVMDMGRAEIYKMYAAGDITREQAKELRRYIHFIESVTLHETTD, encoded by the coding sequence ATGGACTTGTTGCTTACTATTTTTCTTTTGTTGATTTGTCTATTGATTTCGAATGTAGTGAGCCATTACATTCCGTTTATCCCGACCGCGCTAATCCAAGTGGCTCTAGGAATTATTTTGGTGCTTGTTTACCAAGATATCTCTTTCGATATTGAAACAGAATGGTTTTTACTGTTATTTATCGCTCCCTTATTGTTTAATGACGGCAGCCACTTTCCACGTGAAGAATTATGGCGAATGAAAGGACCCATTCTAGGAAATGCAATCATTCTCGTACTATTAACAACGGTGTTAGGTGGCTATTTTATCCACTGGCTAATAGATGAGATTCCGCTGGCTGCTGCATTCGCATTAGCTGCAATCCTATCTCCGACAGATCCAGTCGCAGTTAATGGCATCGCGCAGCGTATTCGGATTCCACAAAAAGTATTGAGTCTGGTGAGAGGCGAATCATTGATAAATGACGCATCGGGTTTAGTCGCATTTAATTATGCCGTAGCGGCTGTGGTTACCGGCTATTTTTCACTATCAGAAGCAGTTTTGGATTTTTCGTATAAATTTCTGGCAGGTGGATTGTTAGGTTTGCTATTAGGGTTATCAGTTATCGGAATCCGATTAATATTGCGAAAGCAAGGCATTAACGACGTCACATTCCACACCTTATTACAAATTATGACGCCGTTTTTAATATTCATCGTTACAGAAGATATTCTCCACGCATCGGGAGTTATAGCGGTTGTGGTCGCAGGAATCGTACATTCTCTCGTTAGAGAACAGACCGAAACGTTTATTGCAGAAGAACAAGTATCAACAGAAAACATTTGGAAAATCATTCTTTTTATATTAAATGGCATAGTTTTTTTACTGCTTGGGTTGAATATCCCGATTTCGATGCGCGGTGTTTTGGAAAATCCTAACGCCAGTTTGTTGCTCATATTTTCCTATGTGTTCGCAATTGGTACGATGATTCTCGGCATTCGTTTTGTCTGGGCATACCTGTTCTCCATTTATGAATATCATTTTGGCAAAATGAAAGAAGCGGCCAAGCCCAGCTTGAAGTTAACTTTGTATGTTAGTTTAACAGGAGTTCGTGGAACCGTAACTATGGTCGGAGTTCTGTCACTGCCTTTTCTGATGGAGAATGGAGAGACTTTTCCAAACCGGTCGCTTATTCTTTTCTTAGCAGCAGGAACCATTCTTTTTACGTTGATTGTTGCAACGATTGTTTTACCGATGCTCAGTAAAGGACAATTGGCAGATGGTGAGCAATCCTTAAAGATAGATTTAGAAGAAGCACAGAGACGAATTTTACTAACTTCGATTAAAAAAATAAAATCTGAAATTACGGAAGAAAACGAAGCAGGTGCTTATGAATTGATGGAAGAATATAAATTACGTTTCCGTCAGATTCAAACGGAAGAAGATGCCGCAACGCAAGCCAATAAAAAGTATCAGCGAAAAATGCGAGAACTTCGATTAAAGGCGCTGCGACTTGAACGTAAATACATCCAATCACTTTATCGCAAAAAGGAGTTGGATTCAGAATTACATGATGCTTTTGAAAAGTCACTAGATCGTCGCGAAGAAGTCATTGCCAACAATACGCGTTCGACGATGCTCTATTTACAGGGGAAGCTGATTCGGGCATGGAGGCGTTTCAGGGGGCAAAATGCGAGAGAAGAGGAAATACGGCTGGTCGAATTTCAGGAAGGACGAGAAGTTCAACTGCAGGCTTTGCAAGCGGCTCTCTCTGGGATTGAAGCATATGCAAAAAAATACGAACCGAAAGAAATTATGGAAGCGGTCGTTTCAGATTATAGACAAATGGTCAGTAGATTAAAAAAACCTGAAGCGTTGTACGATGAAAAATACGAATTGCAAAAAGAAGAACTGCGCGTCATTGTCATGGATATGGGACGAGCGGAAATTTATAAAATGTATGCAGCTGGAGATATTACAAGAGAGCAGGCAAAAGAACTAAGACGCTATATTCATTTTATCGAAAGCGTTACCTTGCACGAAACTACTGACTAA